CTGCCCGACGGCGTTCCGTTCTCGGCGATCAACCGCGTCATCGGAAAGAAGCAGCTCGGCGAACTGATCGATTACTGCTACCGCATCGCGGGAAACAAGGCGACGGTGCTTTTGGCCGACCGTCTGCGCACGCTGGGATTCGAGCAGTCCACCAAGGCCGGCATCTCGATCTGCCTCGACGACATGCTGATCCCCGAGTCGAAATCCGAAATCATCCGCGACAGCGAAGAGCAGGTCGAGGAGATCTACCGCCAGTATCAGGACGGTCTCATCACCGACGGCGAGCGCTACAACAAGGTGATCGACATCTGGGCGCAGGCCTCGGAAAAGATCACCGAGCAGATGATGGAGCGCATGGGGTCGGAGGTCTACAAGACGACCAAGGGCGTGGTGGACAAGCGCCAGAGCTTCAACTCCATCTTCATGATGGCCGACTCGGGCGCGCGCGGTTCCACGGCTCAGATCCGCCAGCTCGCGGGCATGCGCGGTCTGATGGCCAAGCCCTCGGGCGAAATCATCGAGACGCCGATCACGTCGAATTTCCGCGAGGGCCTGACGGTTCTCCAGTACTTCATTTCGACGCACGGCGCCCGCAAGGGTCTGGCCGACACGGCGCTCAAGACGGCGAACTCGGGCTATCTGACCCGCCGGCTGGTCGACGTGGCGCAGGACACGGTGGTCACGCAGCGGGACTGCGGCACGACCGAAGGCATGTACATGGCCGCGCTCACCGAGGGCGGCGAGATCATCGACCACATGGGCGATCGCATTCTCGGACGCGTCGTGCTCGAGGACGTGCTCGATCCGCTGACCGACGAGATGCTCGTGCCGGCGAGCACGATGCTCGACGAAGACCTGGTGAAGAAGATCGAGGCGGCGGGCATCGACCGGGTGCTCATCCGCTCGGTGCTCAAGTGCCAGTCCAAGCGCGGCATCTGCGCGCTGTGCTACGGCCGCGATCTCGCGCGCGGGCATCTGGTCAACGTCGGCGAGGCGGTGGGCGTCATCGCCGCGCAGTCGATCGGCGAGCCGGGCACCCAGCTCACGATGCGCACCTTCCACATCGGCGGCGCCGCGAGCCGAAAAGTCGAGCAGTCGTCGCTGCACGCGCGCGGCCCGGGCGAGGTGCACCTCAACAACGTGTCTCTCGTCACCAACCGCGACGGCCTGCAGACCGTCATGAACCGCAACGGCGAGCTCGTCATCACGTCGGCCGGCCGCGAGCGCGAGCGCTACAGCCTGACCTACGGCGCGGTGCTGCTCGCGAACAACGGCGACAGCGTCGATGCGGGCCAGACGCTCGCCCAGTGGGATCCGCACACGGTGCCGATTCTCACGGACGTCGACGGAATCGTGAAATACGGCGACGTGATCGAATCGGTCACGATGGCCGAAAGCTTCGACGAGGTGACCGGCCTTTCGCGCAAGGTCATCGTCGAGGCCAAGGACCAGAAACTTCGCCCGCGCATCTCGATCAAGGACGAATTCGGCAACACGCTCAAGATTCCGGGAACGAACCGCGACGCGCGCTACATCCTGCCGGTCGGTGCGAACATTTTCCCGGCGGAAGGCGAGCAGGTGGTGGCCGGCGAACCGCTGGCGAAGGTCCCGCGCGCCACGACCAAGATAAAGGACATCACGGGCGGCCTGCCCCGCGTCGCGGAACTCTTCGAGGCGCGCAAGCCGAAGGACTACGCGATCATCTCCAAGATCGAGGGCCACGTGCACTTCGACGAGGACGTGAAAGGCAAGCGCAAGCTCGTCGTCACGCCCGACGTCGGCGAACCGCACGAGTATCTGATTCCCAAGGGCAAGCACCTCACGGTGCATGACGGCAGCTACGTGCGCGGCGGCGAACCGCTCATGGACGGAGCGATCAACCCGCACGAGATTCTGGACGTGCTCGGCGAAGAGGAACTCGCGCGCTACCTGGTCGACGAGATCCAGGAGGTCTACCGCCTGCAGGGCGTGAAGATCAACGACAAGCACATCGAGGCGATCGTGCGGCAGATGCTGCGTCGCGTGCGCATCTCCGATGTGGGCGACACGAACTTCCGCTTCGGCGAAGAGGTCGAGAAGGTCCGATTCCAGGACGAGAACGAGCGCGCGGTGTCCGAAGGCGGGCGACCGGCCGACGGCCAGTCGCTGCTGCTGGGCATCACCAAGGCGTCGCTCTCCACCGAGAGCTTCATCTCCGCGGCGAGCTTCCAGGAGACGACCAAGGTCCTCACCGAAGCGTCGATCCACGGCAAGGTGGATTGGCTGCGCGGCCTGAAGGAAAACGTCATCATGGGCCGCCTGATTCCGGCGGGCACGGGCATGAAGATGTACCGAGACTTCGACATGGAGGTCGAAAAGACGCCCGACACGGGCGAGATGATGATGGATCTCGCGGGTGAGGATTCGCACGGCCGCGACCTCGACTCGCTGGGCTTCGCGGATCTCTCCCGCCGCGGACGCTACGAGGAAGAGGACGACGACGTGGAAGGCGAGATCGACGAAGAGGACGATCTCGACGACGAGGAAGTCGACGAGGACGAGATCGAGGGAGAGGTCGAGGACGAGGAATAATCCGGCGCTCCGCGCGCCATTCGACAAATCTGGAATTCCGGTGACAATCGGGTTGACACCGGAATACGCTTTTGCTAGATTCCCCCGGCTTTCGCGGCCGGGGGGGCCGGGAATCTAGCAAAATCAATGAGATAGGGTCCATCGGATGCCGACGATCAATCAACTGGTGCGCAACGCCAGACAAAAAGTCGAGGACAAGAAGGACGCACCGGCGCTTCAGTCCTGCCCGCAGAAGCGGGGCGTGTGCACGCGCGTGTATACGACGACGCCGAAAAAGCCAAATTCCGCGCTCCGCAAAGTGGCGCGCATCCGCCTTTCGAACGGAATCGAAGTGACGAGCTACATCCCGGGTGAAGGCCACAACCTTCAGGAACACTCGGTGGTGCTCATCCGCGGCGGTCGCGTGAAGGATCTGCCCGGCGTTCGGTATCACATCATTCGCGGCACGCTCGACGCGGTCGGCGTGAATGCCAGGCGGCGGGGACGCAGCAAGTACGGTGCGAAACGTCCCAAGCCGGGCCAGAAGTAAGAGGGAGCCGACGCCATGCCACGCAAACGCGCCGTTGAAAAACGCGAAATCCTGCCGGATCCGAAATTTCACGATCGGATCGTGGCGAAATTCATCAATGGCCTGATGTCCTGCGGCAAGAAAAGCACCGCCGAGTCGATCCTCTACCAGGCGTTCGAACTCATCGGTGACAAGACCAAGGACGATCCGGTCCGCGTGTTCCGCGCGGCGCTCGACAACGTGAAACCGCAGGTCGAGGTCCGCAGCCGCCGCGTGGGTGGTTCCACCTATCAGATTCCGGTGGACATCCGCGCCGAGCGCCGTCAGGCGCTGGCGATTCGGTGGCTGATCACGCATGCGACCAAGCGCAGCGAAAAGAGCATGAATGAAAAATTGGCGGCGGAACTTCTCGATGCCGCCAACAACCGCGGGGCCTCCGTGAAAAAGCGTGAGGATACCCACAAAATGGCCGAGGCCAACAAAGCCTTCAGTCATTATCGCTGGTAAGCAGCCCGGCTACAGACATCGAGGGGCGGCCTCCGGGACAGCCTATCTCTCGATGAAGACTCACCGGGACGCGTGCGGCAACGCGTTGGGTCACCAACGCGTTCACGAGCGCGGCCGAAGGGACGACGAAGGTCCCTCGGTCACGCGGGCCGCTCGCGGCAAAACGAGTTCGACGAGTGTGTGAAATGGGATTTTCGGGCGCGTTCGTTTGCGCCTTAGCGACGTGAAGGGGACCGCAAGCCCCCGGAGTTGTCGTCTGGAATCGGGAGCTGTGCGCCGTGGCGAAACCGAGTTCGCTCGCGAAAACGCGAAACATCGGAATCATGGCGCACATCGATGCCGGCAAGACGACGACCACCGAACGGATCCTTTATTATACGGGCGTTAGCCACAAAATGGGCGAGGTGGACGAGGGTACCACCCAGATGGACTACATGGTCCAGGAGCAGGAGCGCGGCATCACGATAACGACCGCCGCGACGACCTGCTACTGGAAAGACCATCGCATCAACATCCTCGACACGCCGGGCCACGTCGACTTCACGATCGAAGTCGAACGATCCCTGCGGGTTCTGGATGGCGCCGTCGCGGTGTTCTGCGGCGTCGGCGGGGTGGAGCCTCAAAGCGAAACGGTGTGGCGTCAGGCGGACAAGTTTCATGTCCCCAAGGTCGCGTTCGTCAACAAGATGGACCGGACCGGGGCGGAATTCTTTCGCGTGGTCGATGAGATCCGCGAACGTCTTGGCGCGAACCCGGTCGCGGTCCAGATCCCCGTCGGCGCGGAAGTGGGCTTCGCGGGAGTCATCGATCTGATTCGGATGGTCGCCATCCGATACGACGACTCCTCGCTCGGGTCCAAATTCGAGGAAACGCCCGTACCGGAAGATCTTTCACAATCGGCCAGACACTCTCGCAATTTGATGATCGAGGCGGTCGCCGATGTCGATGACGGCGTCATGACCGCGTATCTCGAAGGGCAGGACATCGGGGAGGACCAGATTCGCGCGGCGCTGCGCAAGGGCGCGCTCGAACTTCGGATCGTCCCGGTGCTGTGCGGATCGGCGTTCAAGAACAAGGGCGTACAACCCCTCCTCGACGCGGTCTGCGACTACCTGCCGAGCCCGGCGGACGTTTCGGCGATCCGCGGCGCGAATCCCCGCAACAACAAGGAGGAGGAGCGTCACGCGGATCCGGGAGAACCGTTTTCGGCGCTCGCCTTCAAGCTCCTTCACGATCCCTTCGTCGGTCAGCTCTGTTTCCTGCGAGTCTACTCCGGCAAGGCGGCGATCGGCGACAGCGTGCTCAATGTCGGCAAGCAGAAGAAGGAACGGCTTTCCAAGATCCTTCGCATGCACGCCAACAAGCGCGAGGAGATCAAGGAGGTTCAGGCGGGC
The genomic region above belongs to Deltaproteobacteria bacterium and contains:
- the rpoC gene encoding DNA-directed RNA polymerase subunit beta' encodes the protein KMVEKERSEVWDILDEVIKEHPVLLNRAPTLHRLGIQAFEPVLIEGKAIQLHPLVCAAYNADFDGDQMAVHVPLSVEAQIEARVLMMSTNNILSPANGKPIIVPTQDMVLGTYYVTRHRPGAKGEGKIFSDSDEVRAAYDNGEVHLQAGVKCRIQGRLVETTVGRVIMGDLLPDGVPFSAINRVIGKKQLGELIDYCYRIAGNKATVLLADRLRTLGFEQSTKAGISICLDDMLIPESKSEIIRDSEEQVEEIYRQYQDGLITDGERYNKVIDIWAQASEKITEQMMERMGSEVYKTTKGVVDKRQSFNSIFMMADSGARGSTAQIRQLAGMRGLMAKPSGEIIETPITSNFREGLTVLQYFISTHGARKGLADTALKTANSGYLTRRLVDVAQDTVVTQRDCGTTEGMYMAALTEGGEIIDHMGDRILGRVVLEDVLDPLTDEMLVPASTMLDEDLVKKIEAAGIDRVLIRSVLKCQSKRGICALCYGRDLARGHLVNVGEAVGVIAAQSIGEPGTQLTMRTFHIGGAASRKVEQSSLHARGPGEVHLNNVSLVTNRDGLQTVMNRNGELVITSAGRERERYSLTYGAVLLANNGDSVDAGQTLAQWDPHTVPILTDVDGIVKYGDVIESVTMAESFDEVTGLSRKVIVEAKDQKLRPRISIKDEFGNTLKIPGTNRDARYILPVGANIFPAEGEQVVAGEPLAKVPRATTKIKDITGGLPRVAELFEARKPKDYAIISKIEGHVHFDEDVKGKRKLVVTPDVGEPHEYLIPKGKHLTVHDGSYVRGGEPLMDGAINPHEILDVLGEEELARYLVDEIQEVYRLQGVKINDKHIEAIVRQMLRRVRISDVGDTNFRFGEEVEKVRFQDENERAVSEGGRPADGQSLLLGITKASLSTESFISAASFQETTKVLTEASIHGKVDWLRGLKENVIMGRLIPAGTGMKMYRDFDMEVEKTPDTGEMMMDLAGEDSHGRDLDSLGFADLSRRGRYEEEDDDVEGEIDEEDDLDDEEVDEDEIEGEVEDEE
- a CDS encoding 30S ribosomal protein S12; translation: MPTINQLVRNARQKVEDKKDAPALQSCPQKRGVCTRVYTTTPKKPNSALRKVARIRLSNGIEVTSYIPGEGHNLQEHSVVLIRGGRVKDLPGVRYHIIRGTLDAVGVNARRRGRSKYGAKRPKPGQK
- the rpsG gene encoding 30S ribosomal protein S7 encodes the protein MPRKRAVEKREILPDPKFHDRIVAKFINGLMSCGKKSTAESILYQAFELIGDKTKDDPVRVFRAALDNVKPQVEVRSRRVGGSTYQIPVDIRAERRQALAIRWLITHATKRSEKSMNEKLAAELLDAANNRGASVKKREDTHKMAEANKAFSHYRW
- the fusA gene encoding elongation factor G — encoded protein: MAKPSSLAKTRNIGIMAHIDAGKTTTTERILYYTGVSHKMGEVDEGTTQMDYMVQEQERGITITTAATTCYWKDHRINILDTPGHVDFTIEVERSLRVLDGAVAVFCGVGGVEPQSETVWRQADKFHVPKVAFVNKMDRTGAEFFRVVDEIRERLGANPVAVQIPVGAEVGFAGVIDLIRMVAIRYDDSSLGSKFEETPVPEDLSQSARHSRNLMIEAVADVDDGVMTAYLEGQDIGEDQIRAALRKGALELRIVPVLCGSAFKNKGVQPLLDAVCDYLPSPADVSAIRGANPRNNKEEERHADPGEPFSALAFKLLHDPFVGQLCFLRVYSGKAAIGDSVLNVGKQKKERLSKILRMHANKREEIKEVQAGDIVAAVGLRVTTTGDTLCDPAHQILLEGLDFPEPVIHIAIEPKTQADQDKLTEALGRLAAEDPSFRVRTDGETGQTIISGMGELHLEIITDRLLRDFGVNANVGKPQVAYKETIGQTATVREEYVRQLGNRGMYALVDLTVEPGEPGSGFKFTNRVSKDRLPGDFAEAVKAGVEDALSVGALAGYPVIDVAATLAGAAVHEVDSDAASFRAAANRAVNRALREGDPQLLEPVMKVEVVVPEESVGDVIGDLNARRGSIQGMHPRGSVQVIDGEVPLAAMFGYSTDLRSMSQGRATYTMQFSRYLPVPLQVRDQIVTRLRGY